Proteins co-encoded in one Callospermophilus lateralis isolate mCalLat2 chromosome 2, mCalLat2.hap1, whole genome shotgun sequence genomic window:
- the Tusc1 gene encoding tumor suppressor candidate gene 1 protein, whose protein sequence is MWRMRGGATRRGSCGCGDIDGPGRPGRIPQRGGGEGSWRGRAGGARQQLEERFADLAASHLEAIRARDERDRQNARLREENARLRLENRRLKRENRSLFRQALRLQGEGGDRMAAEAALGPPEAGTNRRERGSRREDEPGSPRALRARLEKLEAMYRRALLQLHLEQQGPRPRADKEEPPVQEPDSGLRARDPAPPGPWL, encoded by the coding sequence ATGTGGCGCATGCGTGGTGGCGCCACCCGGCGCGGGAGCTGTGGCTGCGGGGACATAGATGGGCCAGGCCGCCCAGGCCGGATTCCGCAGCGCGGCGGAGGCGAGGGGAGCTGGCGAGGCCGTGCGGGTGGCGCCCGACAGCAGCTGGAGGAGCGTTTCGCGGACCTGGCAGCGAGCCACCTGGAGGCCATCCGCGCGCGGGACGAGCGGGACCGGCAGAACGCGAGGCTGCGCGAGGAGAACGCCCGGCTGCGGCTCGAGAACCGGCGGTTGAAGCGCGAGAACCGCAGCCTCTTCCGTCAGGCTTTGCGGCTCCAGGGGGAGGGCGGCGACCGGATGGCCGCAGAGGCGGCCCTGGGTCCCCCGGAGGCTGGCACGAACCGGAGGGAGAGAGGTAGTCGCCGTGAGGATGAACCAGGCAGCCCCAGGGCCCTGAGGGCCCGGCTGGAGAAGCTGGAGGCCATGTACCGCAGGGCCCTGCTGCAGCTGCACCTCGAACAGCAAGGGCCGCGCCCGCGTGCGGACAAGGAGGAGCCGCCTGTGCAGGAGCCCGACTCTGGCCTCCGTGCCCGGGACCCGGCGCCCCCAGGGCCCTGGCTGTAG